A portion of the Bacillus sp. es.034 genome contains these proteins:
- a CDS encoding rhodanese-like domain-containing protein, translating to MNKLEYFEARIEATLSPMDYIHLKKKEPESVILIDVRNGPVEARKNKIQGALVLPQSDIDVRLHEIPKDKKVVVYCWDVWCNTAAKVASTLLKKGYNDVQELTGGIAAWEKMNFPQEPLIVEESNCGC from the coding sequence ATGAATAAACTAGAGTACTTTGAGGCGCGAATCGAAGCTACATTAAGTCCGATGGATTACATACATTTAAAGAAGAAGGAGCCGGAAAGTGTTATTTTAATTGATGTTAGAAACGGTCCGGTGGAGGCCAGGAAGAATAAGATTCAAGGTGCGCTTGTACTTCCACAGTCAGATATTGATGTTCGTCTCCATGAGATTCCTAAGGATAAAAAGGTTGTGGTTTATTGCTGGGATGTGTGGTGTAATACCGCCGCGAAAGTAGCATCAACACTGTTGAAAAAGGGATACAACGATGTTCAGGAGTTGACAGGCGGGATTGCAGCATGGGAAAAAATGAACTTTCCACAAGAGCCACTAATTGTAGAGGAATCTAACTGTGGTTGTTGA
- a CDS encoding MarR family transcriptional regulator translates to MLLNDFILKNLPSSQTLMTYSEKFPEVDVEGVLMTLEFLRTAKEVNSAYGKYYLKEGLSEGKFTLLMLLYRHPENSITPSELAQSASVTKATITGLIDGLSKDGLVRRSIHPDDRRKQVVLLTNHGIDVLEKMLPNHYRKTAKLVNRLSTEERSVFLQLLSKVREGISDYNEE, encoded by the coding sequence ATGTTGTTAAATGATTTTATTCTTAAAAATCTTCCCTCATCCCAAACGTTAATGACCTATTCAGAGAAATTTCCTGAAGTGGATGTAGAGGGGGTACTGATGACTCTGGAGTTTTTACGGACTGCAAAGGAAGTTAACAGCGCATATGGAAAATATTATTTAAAAGAAGGTCTTTCAGAAGGGAAATTCACTTTATTGATGCTCCTATACCGTCACCCGGAAAATTCAATTACCCCATCGGAGCTAGCCCAAAGTGCAAGTGTAACAAAAGCAACTATCACGGGGTTAATCGATGGACTGTCAAAGGACGGATTGGTTAGACGTTCGATTCATCCAGATGATCGACGAAAGCAAGTGGTCCTCTTAACAAATCATGGGATCGATGTTTTAGAAAAGATGTTACCCAATCATTATAGAAAAACAGCAAAGCTTGTTAATAGGTTATCTACGGAAGAGAGAAGCGTTTTCCTTCAGCTGTTAAGTAAGGTGAGGGAAGGGATTTCAGATTACAATGAAGAGTAA
- a CDS encoding DUF3221 domain-containing protein, whose product MKRYRFLILLVTTLLLGCKDQDLAYNNMSDNKILHGKVLEKRSKGMTLELTGELKDRYAETIRVSVPDENMIKLIEEGQGLSVWYDFVRESDPPQTKALKVEIIKK is encoded by the coding sequence ATGAAAAGATACCGCTTTCTGATACTACTAGTAACAACCCTACTTCTAGGCTGTAAAGACCAGGACCTGGCTTATAACAACATGTCCGACAATAAAATACTTCATGGGAAGGTTCTTGAAAAACGCAGCAAGGGAATGACTCTCGAATTAACTGGGGAACTAAAGGATAGATACGCTGAAACGATTCGGGTATCTGTACCGGATGAAAATATGATAAAGCTTATTGAGGAAGGGCAGGGCCTATCAGTGTGGTATGACTTCGTGCGAGAGTCTGACCCGCCTCAGACCAAGGCATTGAAAGTAGAAATCATTAAGAAGTAG
- a CDS encoding DUF1232 domain-containing protein: MDNTEKHFSEEKFWDKLKRYGVKAGHSVVYTALLLYFVLQKPDVPKKSKMVIIGALGYFILPTDFIPDMAVGIGFTDDLGALGLALLQVSMYIDDEVKAKAKAKLSDWFGDDVDTSEVDGKL, from the coding sequence ATGGACAACACGGAGAAACATTTTTCTGAAGAAAAATTTTGGGATAAGTTAAAAAGATATGGTGTAAAGGCCGGACATTCCGTCGTGTATACGGCGCTGCTCCTTTATTTTGTCCTGCAAAAGCCGGATGTTCCAAAGAAGTCGAAGATGGTCATAATCGGGGCACTCGGATATTTCATCCTTCCAACGGATTTCATTCCGGACATGGCAGTGGGGATAGGGTTCACAGATGACCTTGGGGCCCTGGGTCTCGCATTATTGCAGGTATCGATGTATATCGATGATGAAGTGAAAGCGAAGGCCAAGGCGAAGTTGAGTGACTGGTTCGGTGATGATGTGGATACGTCTGAGGTTGATGGGAAGTTGTAG
- a CDS encoding YnfA family protein, producing the protein MVNAIILFTLAGIAEIGGGYLIWLWLREGKPAYWGVAGGIALALYGVIATFQSFPSFGRVYAAYGGVFIVLSVLWGWGIDKKTPDLYDWVGAGICIVGVGVMLLGPRQ; encoded by the coding sequence ATGGTAAATGCCATCATCTTATTCACCCTTGCCGGAATCGCCGAAATTGGCGGGGGTTATCTTATCTGGTTATGGCTTCGGGAAGGAAAACCCGCTTATTGGGGAGTCGCCGGTGGGATAGCCCTGGCCCTTTATGGCGTCATCGCCACCTTCCAGTCCTTCCCGTCATTCGGCCGTGTCTACGCTGCTTATGGCGGGGTGTTCATTGTCCTGTCCGTCCTGTGGGGATGGGGAATCGATAAGAAGACGCCTGATCTGTATGATTGGGTCGGTGCCGGGATATGTATCGTTGGGGTTGGTGTGATGCTGCTTGGGCCGAGGCAGTAG
- a CDS encoding DUF6434 domain-containing protein gives MRPTLNKDTPIEMFKKYYWLKEELQSFCRANGISTSGSKVELSDRICAFLETGEIKKPVRESKGIRKTNHNDVLSLDTVITDHHRCSQNVRTFFKSVIPSFHFSTYIQNYFKNNVGKTYRDAIEAWYEEDKRKKDPAYEKKIAPQFEYNQFTRDFFADPAHKGKKREDAIEAWNEIKKLPGSNKYVGGS, from the coding sequence TTGAGACCCACCTTAAACAAGGACACCCCAATTGAAATGTTTAAAAAGTACTATTGGTTGAAAGAAGAGCTGCAATCATTCTGCCGCGCTAACGGAATCAGCACTTCCGGATCAAAGGTAGAGCTATCGGATCGGATTTGCGCTTTCCTGGAAACAGGTGAAATCAAAAAGCCCGTCAGAGAATCAAAAGGGATTCGAAAAACAAACCATAATGACGTGTTAAGTCTTGATACCGTCATTACTGACCATCATCGCTGCAGTCAAAACGTCAGAACCTTCTTTAAGTCTGTCATTCCTTCTTTTCATTTCTCTACTTATATTCAAAATTATTTTAAAAATAACGTAGGAAAGACGTATCGTGATGCAATAGAAGCTTGGTATGAAGAAGACAAAAGGAAGAAAGACCCGGCATATGAGAAGAAAATCGCACCTCAATTCGAATACAATCAATTCACACGTGACTTCTTTGCCGATCCCGCCCATAAAGGGAAAAAGAGAGAAGATGCCATTGAAGCCTGGAATGAAATCAAGAAACTTCCGGGGAGTAATAAGTATGTAGGTGGTTCTTGA
- a CDS encoding glycoside hydrolase family 32 protein, translating to MELEKRKKGIVMLMVLIVLMAGAAAWWTKAHEKDKEQLVDEDVSYRSSYHFTTPDKWKNDPQKPVYYKGKYHYYYLYNKDYPEGNGTEWRHAVSEDLLHWEDQGVSIPKYTNRNGDPWSGSVVIDRENTAGFGKDAFIAIVTQPTGETGEQEQYMWVSTDEGKTFKNYSEDPVLNNPGVEDFRDPKVVWDDEHDKWVMLMAEGSKVGFYESENLKDWVFTGDFQTSDLGVLECPDLFKIRATDGTVKWVLGVSANGEAIGEPNTYAYWTGEYNGSGFEANQSDPQWLDYGFDWYGGVTFEDGKAEDKEEKRYAFAWMNKWSYADDTPTMEHDGFNGTDSIVREIRLDGDSESGYYLASKPIEALDGLVESTEMFEDVTVENETKKLDIEGETYRIEADVSWEDADQVGFRLRESEEKSRHIDVGISLEGDYSYLNRSFTDQPDRKGTFLESKAPFDSADKQVHVTILVDKTSVEVFMDGGRIVQSSLVFPRTHDRGISLFSEGGQVTFKKLMVEKLKSS from the coding sequence ATGGAACTAGAAAAAAGGAAGAAGGGAATCGTCATGTTGATGGTGCTGATCGTCCTAATGGCTGGAGCGGCTGCATGGTGGACAAAGGCACACGAAAAAGACAAGGAGCAGCTTGTAGATGAGGATGTTTCCTATCGCTCCTCCTATCACTTCACGACCCCGGACAAATGGAAAAATGACCCGCAAAAGCCGGTCTACTATAAAGGGAAATACCATTACTATTATCTCTATAACAAAGACTACCCCGAAGGCAATGGAACCGAATGGCGCCACGCCGTATCCGAAGACTTGCTTCACTGGGAAGACCAGGGAGTGTCGATCCCGAAATACACCAACAGAAACGGTGACCCCTGGTCCGGCTCCGTCGTCATCGACCGGGAGAACACCGCAGGTTTCGGAAAAGATGCCTTCATTGCGATCGTGACCCAGCCAACCGGTGAAACCGGCGAGCAGGAGCAATACATGTGGGTGAGTACAGACGAAGGTAAAACCTTCAAGAATTACAGTGAAGATCCTGTCCTGAATAACCCGGGAGTAGAGGATTTTCGTGATCCGAAGGTCGTCTGGGATGACGAACATGACAAGTGGGTCATGCTCATGGCGGAAGGGTCGAAGGTCGGTTTCTATGAATCTGAGAATCTGAAGGACTGGGTGTTTACAGGGGACTTCCAGACATCGGATTTAGGCGTGTTGGAATGCCCGGATCTATTCAAAATAAGGGCCACCGATGGCACGGTGAAGTGGGTGCTTGGAGTGAGCGCTAATGGAGAAGCAATCGGGGAACCTAATACGTATGCTTATTGGACAGGGGAGTACAATGGCAGCGGGTTTGAAGCCAATCAGTCCGATCCACAGTGGTTGGACTATGGATTTGACTGGTACGGTGGAGTGACGTTTGAAGACGGTAAAGCTGAGGATAAAGAAGAGAAGCGTTATGCGTTTGCCTGGATGAATAAGTGGTCTTATGCGGATGATACTCCGACGATGGAGCATGATGGGTTTAATGGCACGGATTCGATTGTGAGGGAGATTAGGTTGGATGGTGATTCTGAGAGTGGGTACTATCTTGCCTCCAAGCCTATTGAAGCGCTTGATGGGTTGGTGGAATCTACGGAGATGTTTGAGGATGTTACTGTGGAAAATGAAACAAAGAAGCTGGATATTGAAGGGGAAACTTATCGAATTGAGGCGGATGTATCTTGGGAGGATGCTGATCAAGTCGGATTCAGATTACGTGAATCCGAAGAAAAATCCCGACATATCGATGTGGGAATCTCACTTGAAGGCGACTACTCTTACTTGAACAGAAGCTTTACTGATCAACCCGATAGAAAAGGGACATTTTTGGAAAGTAAGGCACCATTCGATTCCGCTGATAAACAGGTTCATGTCACCATTTTAGTGGATAAGACGAGTGTCGAGGTGTTTATGGATGGTGGTCGGATAGTCCAATCAAGTTTGGTCTTTCCGCGAACTCACGATAGGGGGATTTCTTTGTTTTCGGAAGGGGGACAAGTGACCTTTAAGAAGCTAATGGTGGAGAAGCTAAAATCCAGTTGA
- a CDS encoding glycoside hydrolase family 68 protein, with the protein MNYHQFVTKATVVSLSASILFGGIITSASANEAPEKGYKETYGTSQITRQDMKNMVGQQQDAQFKVPSFDESSIKNVESATKIDENGKEIKMDVWDTWPLQNPDGTVAEYNGYHIVFGLAGDPENANDTFIYMFYKKVGDDSIDAWKNAGRVFDDEDKYKANDETLKGQVEEWSGSALFTEDGEIRLFYTNRGDFNESKGLFGRQSLTTAQVNISEQTSNKLNIDGVKDHKSIYSGGDGDTYETVGKAFEDRNFMNNHTLRDPHYIEDGGKKYLVFEANTGTEYGYSGEDSLYNRAYYGNGMNFFKKEFQALQESPKKDLAELANGAMGIIEINDDYTIKKEMKPLLVSNTVTDEIERPNIFKKDGKFYLFTSTRGSKMTIEGTDDEDIYMLGYVADSLTGPFKPMNKTGIVLHQDLDPNDVTWTYAHYVIPQKESDKFVVTSYMTNRGYFQDHKSTFAPSFLLDINNKKSSVVENGILKQGQITYDGQ; encoded by the coding sequence ATGAACTATCATCAATTTGTCACTAAAGCAACCGTTGTTTCGTTAAGTGCATCCATTCTGTTCGGAGGCATCATCACATCGGCATCTGCCAACGAAGCTCCGGAAAAAGGATACAAAGAAACGTACGGAACGTCCCAGATCACCCGCCAGGACATGAAAAACATGGTCGGACAGCAGCAAGACGCCCAATTCAAGGTTCCTTCCTTTGACGAATCATCCATCAAAAATGTAGAATCAGCAACCAAGATTGATGAAAACGGAAAAGAAATCAAAATGGATGTATGGGATACATGGCCGCTTCAAAATCCTGACGGCACAGTCGCTGAGTACAACGGCTACCACATCGTCTTCGGACTCGCCGGTGATCCGGAAAATGCCAACGATACCTTTATCTACATGTTCTATAAAAAAGTCGGCGACGATTCCATCGATGCCTGGAAAAACGCTGGCCGTGTCTTCGACGATGAAGACAAATACAAAGCGAATGACGAAACGTTAAAAGGTCAGGTAGAGGAATGGTCTGGATCCGCCCTCTTTACAGAAGACGGTGAGATCCGTTTATTCTACACGAACCGTGGAGATTTCAATGAAAGCAAGGGCCTGTTTGGACGTCAATCATTGACGACGGCTCAAGTGAATATCTCTGAACAAACGTCAAACAAATTGAATATCGACGGAGTTAAGGATCACAAATCCATCTACAGCGGCGGCGATGGAGATACGTATGAAACTGTCGGGAAAGCATTTGAAGACCGAAACTTCATGAACAACCATACGCTCCGTGACCCGCACTACATCGAAGACGGCGGAAAAAAATACTTGGTATTCGAAGCAAACACCGGAACAGAGTATGGCTATTCTGGGGAAGATTCTCTTTATAACCGCGCATACTACGGAAACGGAATGAACTTTTTCAAGAAGGAATTCCAAGCCCTTCAGGAAAGCCCTAAGAAAGACCTGGCAGAGCTTGCCAACGGCGCCATGGGAATTATCGAAATCAACGATGACTATACCATCAAGAAAGAAATGAAGCCGCTGCTGGTTTCCAACACGGTAACAGACGAAATTGAACGCCCGAACATCTTCAAAAAAGACGGCAAGTTCTACCTGTTCACAAGCACACGGGGATCAAAAATGACCATTGAAGGAACTGACGATGAAGACATCTACATGCTCGGATATGTAGCCGACTCACTAACAGGACCATTTAAGCCAATGAACAAAACCGGAATTGTCCTTCATCAGGACCTTGATCCAAACGACGTCACTTGGACGTATGCACACTATGTCATCCCTCAAAAAGAATCGGACAAATTCGTCGTAACCAGCTACATGACCAACCGTGGATACTTCCAAGACCACAAATCAACATTCGCTCCATCATTCCTGCTTGATATCAACAACAAGAAATCTTCTGTTGTAGAAAACGGCATCCTGAAGCAAGGTCAAATCACGTACGACGGGCAATAA
- a CDS encoding ABC transporter substrate-binding protein has protein sequence MKPTLRKVFIIGFLSVTLTACGGEQEKKKESQPEEDKVTLTIRNPKVEIASEFEQMVSAYEGEHPGVAIKVETVGGAADDYSDITAKLAAGRGPDIFTNLGREAAKEWSRFLEDLSEEPWVDRASENVLSGITLNNKVYGMPMNIEGFGIVYNRELFASAGITSPPSTYRELEEAAAKLEGKGIMPFANGYYEDWKLGHHMVSVALAQSERGFTQGLEDGSASFSEDTAFQDLFTLIDLTVRYGNKRPTSTDYYTELEQFKEGKAAMILQGNWIQPLLEGKTISAGMFPMPLGDREESRILAGVPGFWVINSQSSPEEKREAKKFLNWMVSSEKGKAYLTEEFHFIPAFKDIPVKDIGPLGKETLKLINETDTFNWSSFSPCSKREMGEIMQDYIDKESSMQEALEEFDMAWKEGACLSSSS, from the coding sequence ATGAAACCAACACTGCGTAAAGTATTCATCATCGGCTTCCTTTCTGTCACGCTAACAGCCTGCGGCGGGGAGCAAGAAAAGAAAAAAGAATCACAACCTGAGGAAGATAAGGTCACTCTTACAATCCGAAATCCCAAGGTGGAAATCGCCAGTGAGTTCGAACAGATGGTTTCCGCATATGAGGGTGAGCACCCAGGAGTTGCCATCAAAGTGGAAACGGTAGGAGGAGCGGCGGATGATTACTCCGATATCACGGCGAAGCTTGCAGCAGGAAGAGGACCGGATATCTTCACCAACCTCGGACGGGAAGCGGCGAAAGAATGGAGCAGGTTCTTAGAGGATTTGTCAGAAGAACCATGGGTCGACAGGGCGTCAGAAAATGTATTGTCGGGTATCACCCTTAATAATAAGGTATATGGAATGCCAATGAATATTGAAGGGTTCGGAATCGTCTACAACCGGGAACTCTTTGCCAGTGCCGGCATCACCTCACCACCATCCACATACCGGGAGCTTGAAGAAGCGGCAGCCAAGCTGGAAGGAAAGGGTATCATGCCTTTCGCCAACGGTTATTATGAGGATTGGAAGCTCGGGCATCATATGGTGAGCGTTGCCTTGGCCCAGTCCGAGAGAGGATTCACTCAAGGACTGGAAGATGGTTCAGCAAGTTTCAGTGAAGACACTGCTTTCCAGGATCTATTCACCCTCATCGATCTGACAGTCCGTTACGGAAATAAGCGCCCGACAAGTACGGATTATTATACAGAACTCGAACAGTTTAAAGAAGGAAAGGCCGCCATGATTTTGCAGGGGAACTGGATCCAGCCGCTATTGGAAGGAAAAACAATATCCGCCGGCATGTTCCCCATGCCTCTTGGTGATCGTGAAGAGAGCAGGATATTGGCAGGCGTCCCCGGGTTCTGGGTCATCAACTCTCAATCCTCCCCAGAGGAAAAACGGGAAGCGAAAAAATTCTTGAACTGGATGGTGTCATCCGAAAAAGGCAAGGCATACTTGACGGAAGAATTCCACTTTATCCCGGCTTTCAAGGACATCCCTGTTAAGGACATCGGTCCACTTGGTAAGGAAACCCTGAAGCTCATCAATGAGACGGACACCTTCAACTGGTCCTCCTTTTCCCCTTGCAGCAAGCGGGAGATGGGTGAGATCATGCAGGATTACATCGATAAAGAAAGCTCAATGCAAGAAGCATTAGAAGAGTTTGACATGGCCTGGAAGGAAGGCGCGTGTCTTTCATCCTCCTCTTAG
- a CDS encoding response regulator: protein MKALIVDDERNVRNVLRQLGEWDRLGITEILEAANGVEALGIIQHEKPDIVLTDIKMPKMSGIELIEEINQLPFKGKIILITGYDDYTYMRKAIQLNSFDYLLKPIEEEAFQAVLEKVVEAVKVEAAEGIEQGEILEEALKLRSNQIITAICSGESVEEEAAASLLPDEEEMDMTLLSFYGKNRPEIHIDALDEELRSRRIGRAFTYLEVENLCIVFTMENQWLYAEEWLSENMTVPVRLVQDKLDSQGSTREVFKRLSRQLEQNQYRTIRRPDEMEAARRIKEIVSYVETYYMEDISLEKLSKMFFLTREHISRTFKKETGMNLSKFVTILRVGQAKSWLAGTEDSIYSIATMLGYQDEKYFSKLFKKVTGKTPFEYRSSGESE, encoded by the coding sequence ATGAAAGCATTGATCGTGGATGATGAACGGAATGTCAGAAACGTCCTCCGTCAGCTTGGGGAATGGGACAGACTTGGCATCACGGAGATCTTGGAGGCGGCAAATGGAGTCGAGGCACTTGGGATCATCCAACATGAGAAACCGGATATCGTTTTGACAGATATTAAAATGCCGAAGATGTCGGGGATTGAACTCATAGAAGAAATCAATCAGCTTCCCTTCAAGGGTAAGATCATCCTGATCACAGGATATGACGACTATACCTACATGAGGAAGGCTATCCAGCTGAACAGCTTCGATTATTTACTGAAGCCCATAGAGGAAGAAGCGTTTCAGGCAGTGCTTGAAAAAGTAGTCGAGGCAGTAAAAGTGGAAGCGGCAGAGGGAATCGAGCAGGGAGAAATCTTGGAAGAGGCATTGAAACTGAGGAGTAATCAGATCATCACCGCCATCTGTTCAGGTGAGAGCGTAGAGGAAGAGGCCGCTGCGAGCCTTCTTCCTGATGAAGAGGAAATGGACATGACGCTTCTCTCTTTCTATGGGAAGAATCGTCCCGAAATACATATCGACGCGCTGGATGAGGAACTCAGATCCAGGAGAATCGGCAGGGCATTCACCTATCTTGAGGTGGAGAACCTGTGCATCGTGTTCACCATGGAGAATCAGTGGCTTTATGCAGAAGAGTGGTTGAGTGAGAACATGACCGTTCCCGTCCGCCTCGTCCAGGATAAACTTGATTCCCAGGGATCCACCAGGGAAGTGTTCAAAAGACTATCCCGGCAACTCGAACAGAATCAGTACCGGACGATCCGCCGCCCGGATGAAATGGAGGCGGCGAGGAGGATAAAGGAGATTGTCTCTTATGTTGAGACCTACTATATGGAAGATATTTCTCTAGAAAAGCTGTCGAAAATGTTTTTCCTCACCCGTGAGCATATTTCAAGGACGTTCAAGAAAGAAACGGGCATGAATCTGTCGAAGTTCGTGACAATTCTCCGGGTAGGGCAGGCGAAGTCGTGGCTTGCCGGGACGGAAGATTCGATTTACTCCATTGCCACGATGCTCGGCTATCAAGATGAGAAATACTTCTCCAAACTATTTAAAAAAGTGACCGGAAAGACGCCGTTTGAGTACCGATCCAGCGGGGAATCAGAATGA
- a CDS encoding sensor histidine kinase produces MRSVRSRLLGMLILFIILPYFLSVFIIYSNTKTSVEEHEVETSREELKESGSVLERYFGDIISLPYALYNDPDVLQVFEQGLEGDREDSFERSMKIFSVSRPDIRQLGFYFKRDEEALTVYRSKFSAPKIQQDFLDTPIFKELYKSDGNYLIEAPHVIENATNAAIIPESDKTKVLTIHHKVKNILTGEFLGFLSMDLEVNSYGSIIRHLSDTGDARVALLDEKGTTIYSSGKGKTFKGEASPDELVLKENLGGELEGWKLMKIIPKDALFKDVNETAYSNILLGVGVVILGVIMVMVISHIITKPIVHLSEKVRSIEGGNLDIDFSTSRKDELGHLEEHMDEMMNRINQHIDREYRLEIESRTNQFRALKSQVNPHFLFNVLQTIGAVSLRSNAKDVYKLITSLSKMMRYSLHADQWVTVKEELAYIEAYLSLQKERFGECVQAEISVEEEVLSASIPSMILQPLVENYFKHSYEEGYENSSLIIRGKKEGDLMTFIVQNTGSSMTVEELERLQASLHKKGSVTSGIGLKNIYERLQLNFNEEASFKIDRMEGNGFRVIMTLPFREDR; encoded by the coding sequence ATGCGAAGTGTCCGCAGCAGGCTGTTAGGGATGCTGATTCTGTTTATCATCCTGCCGTATTTTCTGTCGGTGTTCATCATTTACAGCAACACGAAGACGAGTGTCGAGGAACATGAGGTTGAGACGAGCCGGGAAGAATTGAAGGAAAGCGGATCCGTGCTGGAACGGTATTTCGGGGACATCATTTCACTGCCTTACGCCCTTTACAATGATCCCGACGTGTTACAGGTGTTCGAACAGGGACTAGAGGGTGATCGAGAGGATTCCTTCGAAAGAAGCATGAAGATTTTTTCTGTTTCCCGACCTGATATCCGACAGCTGGGCTTTTATTTCAAACGGGATGAAGAGGCATTGACAGTGTATCGTTCGAAGTTCAGTGCGCCGAAGATACAGCAGGATTTTCTCGATACCCCCATATTTAAAGAGCTTTACAAGTCAGATGGGAATTATCTGATTGAGGCACCGCATGTGATTGAGAATGCCACCAATGCGGCTATCATTCCAGAATCGGATAAAACGAAGGTCCTCACCATTCATCACAAAGTGAAGAATATCCTGACGGGAGAATTCCTGGGCTTTTTGTCGATGGACCTGGAGGTGAATTCGTACGGCTCAATCATCAGGCATTTATCCGATACGGGGGACGCGCGGGTGGCCCTCCTTGACGAAAAGGGGACCACTATTTACTCCAGTGGGAAAGGGAAGACCTTCAAAGGAGAAGCGTCTCCCGATGAGCTCGTTCTGAAAGAGAACCTTGGAGGAGAGTTGGAAGGTTGGAAGCTCATGAAGATCATTCCGAAAGATGCCCTGTTCAAGGACGTAAATGAGACGGCGTACTCGAATATTCTATTAGGTGTCGGTGTAGTGATTCTTGGAGTCATCATGGTGATGGTGATTTCCCATATCATCACGAAGCCCATCGTCCACTTAAGTGAAAAGGTAAGGAGCATTGAAGGCGGCAATCTGGACATCGACTTCTCCACTTCCCGGAAGGATGAACTCGGGCACCTGGAGGAACATATGGACGAAATGATGAATCGGATTAATCAGCATATCGATCGGGAATATAGGCTGGAAATCGAAAGCCGTACCAATCAGTTTCGTGCCCTTAAGTCACAAGTGAATCCACATTTTCTTTTCAATGTCCTTCAGACGATCGGCGCTGTCTCCCTTAGGTCCAATGCGAAGGATGTTTACAAGCTCATCACCTCCCTGTCGAAGATGATGAGGTATTCCCTCCATGCGGATCAATGGGTCACGGTCAAAGAAGAGCTCGCCTATATCGAAGCGTACCTTTCCCTGCAGAAGGAACGCTTCGGGGAGTGTGTCCAGGCTGAAATAAGTGTCGAAGAAGAGGTCCTTTCCGCATCAATTCCGAGCATGATTCTCCAGCCCCTTGTGGAGAATTATTTCAAGCATAGCTATGAAGAAGGATATGAGAACTCTTCTTTGATCATACGAGGAAAAAAAGAAGGGGACCTGATGACATTCATCGTTCAAAATACAGGGAGCTCCATGACAGTTGAAGAACTGGAGCGACTCCAAGCCTCTTTGCACAAGAAAGGTTCTGTGACATCAGGGATCGGGCTGAAGAACATTTATGAACGCCTGCAGTTGAATTTCAATGAGGAAGCATCGTTTAAGATAGACCGGATGGAAGGGAATGGATTCAGGGTCATCATGACGCTTCCATTCCGGGAAGACCGTTAG